A stretch of the Tannerella serpentiformis genome encodes the following:
- a CDS encoding beta-ketoacyl-[acyl-carrier-protein] synthase family protein: MNRAVITGLGIYSCLGTTLDAVEQSLREGRSGITLDPQRKDLGFRSALTAQLDTPDLKGELSRSQRTYMPEQAKYAYVATRDALRQAGLDADYIDRHDVGILYGNDSTAEAVVHSMDLLREKRDTTLIGSGSIFQSMNSTVTMNLSCIFRLRGINLTISGACASGAHAIGLGALLIRQGLQECIICGGAQEVNPTAVGSFDGIGAFSTRESDPTRASRPFDRDRDGLVPGGGAATVVLESYEHARRRGATILAEVLGYGFSSNGDHISVPNVDGPLRSLRMAVADAGVPLESIGYINAHATSTPVGDRNEARALTALFDGHTMPPVTSTKSMTGHEMWMAGASEVVYSLLMMRGQFIAPHLNFEHPDDDTAPLRIPTERLDDYAFDTFLSNSFGFGGTNSTLVIGRTKNEK; this comes from the coding sequence ATGAACAGAGCAGTCATCACCGGCCTGGGCATCTACTCCTGCCTGGGCACCACGCTCGACGCCGTCGAGCAATCCCTCCGCGAGGGACGGTCGGGCATCACCCTCGACCCCCAGCGCAAAGACCTCGGCTTCCGGTCGGCACTCACCGCCCAACTCGACACGCCCGACCTCAAGGGCGAACTCAGCCGCAGCCAACGCACCTACATGCCCGAACAAGCCAAGTACGCCTACGTCGCCACCCGCGACGCCCTCCGTCAGGCCGGCCTCGACGCCGACTACATCGACCGCCACGACGTGGGCATCCTCTACGGCAACGACAGCACGGCCGAGGCCGTCGTCCACAGCATGGACCTCCTCCGCGAGAAGCGCGACACGACGCTCATCGGCTCCGGCTCCATCTTCCAATCGATGAACTCCACCGTCACGATGAACCTCTCCTGCATCTTCCGCCTCCGCGGCATCAACCTCACCATCTCCGGCGCCTGCGCCAGCGGTGCGCATGCCATCGGACTCGGCGCACTGCTCATCCGGCAGGGCTTGCAGGAGTGCATCATCTGCGGCGGTGCGCAGGAGGTCAACCCCACGGCCGTCGGCAGCTTCGACGGCATCGGCGCCTTCTCCACCCGCGAGAGCGACCCGACGCGCGCCTCCCGCCCCTTCGACCGCGACCGCGACGGGCTCGTGCCCGGTGGCGGTGCCGCCACCGTCGTTCTGGAGAGCTATGAGCACGCCCGACGCCGTGGCGCGACGATCCTCGCCGAGGTGCTCGGCTACGGCTTCTCGTCCAACGGCGACCACATCTCCGTGCCCAACGTCGACGGTCCCCTGCGCTCCCTTCGCATGGCCGTGGCCGACGCCGGCGTGCCGCTCGAAAGCATCGGTTACATCAATGCCCACGCCACCTCCACCCCCGTCGGCGACCGCAACGAGGCTCGCGCCCTCACCGCCCTCTTCGACGGTCACACCATGCCGCCCGTCACCTCTACCAAGTCCATGACCGGCCACGAGATGTGGATGGCCGGCGCCTCCGAGGTCGTTTACTCCCTGCTCATGATGCGCGGCCAGTTCATCGCCCCCCACCTCAACTTCGAGCACCCGGACGACGACACCGCCCCGCTCCGCATCCCCACCGAGCGCCTCGACGACTACGCCTTCGACACCTTCCTCTCCAACTCCTTCGGCTTCGGCGGCACCAACTCCACGCTCGTCATCGGGAGAACTAAAAACGAAAAGTGA